From Vigna unguiculata cultivar IT97K-499-35 chromosome 5, ASM411807v1, whole genome shotgun sequence, the proteins below share one genomic window:
- the LOC114183451 gene encoding uncharacterized protein LOC114183451, with translation MWNFASSLISGSVGLKNEYDSPKSIQPASEYSDDDTSMVSREERLECPICWESFNIVENVPYVLWCGHTLCKNCILGLQWAVVKFPTLPIQLPLFISCPWCNLLSLRLVYQGNLKFPRKNYFLLWMVESMNGDGVKSHSTVCGDHQPVWQIKDSLATVSQVSHGSLQREQICHPESPVSNQSHGNTSNYLSIETLHTSLRKSLLLFIHLTAKFPLIIIFLLIVLYAIPASAAILALYILITILFALPSFLTLYFAYPSLDWLVREIIN, from the coding sequence ATGTGGAACTTTGCATCTAGTCTCATTTCTGGAAGTGTGGGTCTGAAAAATGAATATGATTCTCCAAAGTCAATTCAACCTGCTTCAGAATATTCTGATGACGACACTTCTATGGTGAGCAGAGAGGAAAGGCTGGAATGCCCAATATGCTGGGAATCCTTTAACATTGTTGAAAATGTGCCTTATGTCTTATGGTGTGGTCACACTCTTTGTAAAAATTGCATCCTTGGATTACAATGGGCTGTGGTGAAATTTCCAACACTGCCAATTCAGCTTCCACTGTTTATCTCCTGCCCATGGTGTAACCTTTTGTCTCTGCGTTTAGTATACCAGGGAAATCTGAAATTCCCTCGCAAGAACTATTTTCTTCTTTGGATGGTTGAGAGCATGAACGGTGATGGAGTGAAGTCACATTCTACTGTTTGTGGGGATCATCAACCAGTTTGGCAAATTAAAGACAGCTTAGCAACTGTAAGTCAAGTAAGCCATGGCAGCCTTCAGAGAGAACAAATTTGCCATCCAGAGTCTCCAGTTTCCAATCAGAGTCATGGAAATACCAGTAATTACCTTAGTATAGAAACCCTGCATACATCCCTGCGGAAGTCGCTGCTTTTATTTATTCACTTGACTGCAAAGTTCCCATtgatcattatttttcttttgattgtcTTATATGCAATACCAGCCAGTGCAGCCATTTTGGCTCTGTATATACTTATTACCATTCTGTTTGCTCTCCCGTCATTTCTCACGTTGTACTTTGCATATCCTAGTTTGGATTGGCTTGTCAGGGAAATTATCAATTGA